In Luteitalea sp. TBR-22, one genomic interval encodes:
- a CDS encoding PAS domain S-box protein, producing MKDSFELIFRQSPVPMAITRRDDGTILDANDACCVLLGLSREKLLGRQSIDLGTWTDAAERAAVMEKVRTEGRVRQHETLLTSGQHVRLSFEPFTLRSDVACLLVIVEDITAWRRTEAELRQAEARWHYALEGSDSGVWDWDATTNEVFFSDRWKSMLGFAPDEIGSSLDEWSSRVHPDDIDETMALVVAHVEGRTPEYVSEHRMRAKDGTYRWILDRGQAVTRDERGRATRVVGTHTDITARRQAEERRRDEERRFRAIFDSAFQFIGLLSPDGTLLEANRTALDFAGLDAADVVGKPFWEARWWQVDAATTERLREAVAAAARGEFVRYEAVVRGRGGHLTTIDFSIKPIRDAGGRVVLLVPEGRDIGDIRRAQDELHESEERFRSAFEAAAVGMALVAPDGRMLKVNQAFCEMLGYDAEALQALTFQAITHPDDLEADLAQAARLARGDIRSYQLEKRYLHRDGRVIWIRLTGSAVRDTRGNLVHFIAQVEDVTDHRQAQQALERTLAEKDMLLREVHHRVKNNLQVVSSLLSLQRRAVQDPATGDVLDDSRRRVLAMALVHERLYQGADLAAIDMRRYLHELVRQLCQSMAPAGVLLRSNVTADDHPVPVDVALPCGLIVNELVANVLKYAFVGRTAGALDVSLTRDGDDTVLTVSDDGIGLPVVPREGSIGMRLVESLARQLHGSFQLQAHDGVRAVIRFPLHPSEASA from the coding sequence GTGAAGGACAGTTTCGAGCTCATCTTCCGCCAGAGCCCCGTGCCGATGGCGATCACCCGCCGCGACGATGGGACCATCCTCGACGCCAACGACGCGTGCTGCGTGCTCCTGGGCCTGAGCCGCGAGAAGCTGCTCGGCCGGCAGTCCATCGACCTCGGCACGTGGACGGACGCCGCGGAACGGGCCGCGGTCATGGAGAAGGTCCGGACGGAGGGCCGCGTCCGCCAGCACGAGACGCTCCTGACCAGCGGGCAGCACGTCCGCCTCTCGTTCGAACCCTTCACGCTGAGGAGCGACGTCGCCTGCCTGCTGGTCATCGTCGAGGACATCACGGCGTGGCGCAGGACCGAGGCCGAACTGCGGCAAGCCGAGGCCCGCTGGCACTATGCGCTCGAGGGCAGCGACAGCGGCGTGTGGGACTGGGACGCCACGACCAACGAGGTGTTCTTCTCCGACCGGTGGAAGTCGATGCTCGGGTTCGCGCCTGACGAGATCGGTTCGTCGCTCGACGAGTGGTCGTCACGCGTCCACCCTGACGACATCGACGAGACGATGGCCCTCGTGGTCGCCCATGTCGAGGGACGCACGCCCGAGTACGTGTCGGAACACCGCATGCGCGCCAAGGACGGCACCTACCGCTGGATCCTCGATCGCGGCCAGGCCGTCACCCGTGACGAACGCGGCCGCGCCACGCGCGTGGTCGGCACGCACACCGACATCACGGCGCGGCGCCAGGCCGAGGAGCGTCGTCGCGACGAGGAGCGACGCTTCCGCGCCATCTTCGACAGCGCGTTCCAGTTCATCGGCCTGCTGAGCCCCGATGGGACCCTGCTCGAAGCCAACCGCACCGCGCTCGACTTCGCCGGCCTCGACGCCGCCGACGTCGTCGGCAAGCCGTTCTGGGAGGCGCGTTGGTGGCAGGTCGACGCCGCGACCACGGAGCGGCTGCGCGAGGCGGTGGCCGCCGCGGCGCGCGGCGAGTTCGTGCGCTACGAGGCCGTGGTTCGCGGTCGGGGCGGGCACCTCACGACCATCGACTTCTCGATCAAGCCGATTCGCGACGCTGGTGGACGCGTCGTGCTGCTCGTTCCCGAAGGACGGGACATCGGCGACATCCGGCGCGCGCAGGACGAACTGCACGAGAGCGAGGAGCGCTTCCGGTCGGCCTTCGAGGCAGCGGCCGTCGGTATGGCGCTGGTGGCGCCCGACGGCCGGATGTTGAAGGTCAACCAGGCCTTCTGCGAGATGCTCGGATACGACGCCGAGGCACTGCAGGCACTGACGTTCCAGGCCATCACCCATCCCGACGACCTCGAGGCCGACCTGGCCCAGGCGGCGCGACTGGCCCGCGGCGACATCCGGAGTTACCAGCTCGAGAAACGCTACCTGCACCGCGACGGCCGCGTCATCTGGATCAGGCTGACGGGTTCGGCGGTGCGCGACACGCGGGGCAACCTGGTGCACTTCATCGCCCAGGTCGAAGACGTCACCGATCATCGCCAGGCCCAGCAGGCGCTCGAGCGGACCCTCGCCGAGAAGGACATGCTGTTGCGCGAGGTGCACCACCGCGTGAAGAACAACCTCCAGGTGGTGTCGAGCCTGCTCAGCCTGCAGCGACGCGCCGTGCAGGACCCCGCGACCGGCGACGTGCTCGACGACAGCCGTCGGCGCGTCCTGGCCATGGCCCTGGTGCACGAACGTCTCTATCAGGGCGCCGACCTGGCCGCCATCGACATGCGCCGCTACCTGCACGAGCTGGTCCGACAGCTGTGCCAGTCGATGGCCCCGGCTGGCGTGCTCCTTCGCTCGAACGTCACGGCCGATGACCATCCGGTCCCGGTGGACGTGGCGCTGCCCTGCGGCCTCATCGTCAACGAGCTGGTCGCCAACGTGCTCAAGTACGCGTTCGTCGGGCGCACCGCGGGCGCCCTCGACGTGAGCCTGACGCGCGACGGCGACGACACCGTGCTGACCGTGAGCGACGACGGCATCGGCCTGCCCGTCGTGCCACGCGAGGGTTCCATCGGCATGCGGCTGGTCGAGAGCCTGGCCCGGCAGCTGCACGGCAGCTTCCAATTGCAGGCGCATGACGGCGTGCGCGCCGTGATCAGGTTCCCGCTTCACCCGTCCGAGGCGTCAGCATGA
- a CDS encoding response regulator — MTPASARILIVEDEQIIALDLSDTLADLGHVVVGVAGRGEEAVTMARSLSPDLVLMDIHLSGDMDGVTAAETIRRGGGAPVVFITAYDDAPMVQRAKLSEPYGYLLKPFNVRELRVIIEMALFHHRMQTEREALTRQLREALQEVTQLKALLHMCAYCRRVADDNGNWERFESFLQRRTGAQVSHGMCPECYARVKASGLGEPEKR; from the coding sequence ATGACCCCCGCGTCAGCGCGCATCCTGATCGTCGAGGACGAACAGATCATCGCCCTCGACCTGAGCGACACGCTGGCCGATCTCGGTCACGTCGTCGTCGGCGTCGCCGGACGCGGTGAGGAAGCGGTGACCATGGCCCGGTCGCTGTCTCCGGACCTCGTCCTGATGGACATACATCTCTCCGGTGACATGGACGGCGTGACGGCGGCCGAGACGATCCGCCGCGGCGGTGGAGCGCCCGTGGTGTTCATCACCGCGTACGACGACGCGCCGATGGTGCAGCGCGCCAAGCTGAGCGAGCCGTACGGCTACCTGCTCAAGCCGTTCAACGTGCGCGAACTGCGCGTGATCATCGAGATGGCGCTTTTCCACCACCGGATGCAGACCGAGCGCGAGGCGCTGACCAGGCAGTTGCGGGAGGCGCTCCAGGAAGTCACGCAGCTGAAGGCCTTGCTCCACATGTGTGCGTACTGCCGGCGTGTCGCCGACGACAACGGCAACTGGGAGAGATTCGAGTCGTTCCTGCAGCGGCGGACGGGCGCGCAGGTATCGCACGGCATGTGCCCGGAGTGCTACGCGCGCGTCAAGGCGAGTGGACTCGGGGAACCGGAGAAGCGCTGA
- a CDS encoding sigma-E factor regulatory protein RseB domain-containing protein, whose product MAGRLSAVFAVLATCLAAPWAGAQPSQPRPPRLFFELLPADEPAWPTLPSPPEGLRAARRIVVPALAPDAAGRVAASRGWPVWLSVVVPEPGSIDAAAWPQWIRDVVAAAPALAAVELVLGDVRASSSPGVRTGAFLVKLAAAEIRARDAGIPIVLGGPASTSAARDALVTPDVAPSLDAYAIDAGGDVESTTRWIADRDPGASLVQGTFAVVDAPAAASARAGAARFAELEVSSAGAPIAARGYVLSAQALRAVLPVAGRLRDLDPSDLATVSTTPDTLRISANDVDVTGSRRWRLLYNLSTLGTYLVVDGLGPSEERLDLSLVLPSAGTVVVRDPLTGRDRPALRVTRDDARQRTEATVVLPGQGPWVVDFNRGAEAGFIAQEEVTGARLPTVEEILARHQARQALERDASPRYVMNGRIQQYFRPTVTDPGYDVITVNRFFVDRVEGTEWEEREFSVNGAKFGEPRPPFPLLQAEKVLTPPLQIELDARYRYRLQGSEAIAGRDTWVVVFEPERKDQSLYRGTVWIDKTTYARVRQQAAQTALSAPVISNDEVQDFAPVRASDGREVWLPARMYNQQLILIAGRNLLVERRITFSDYAIAPGDFAAQRQEARGGARTMYRDTDAGVRYFVKEGDRRVVSDVATTRAKALALGVTIDPGFGYPLPIGGINYLNFRFRGRQDTQVAVLFAGVLAAGNIQRPKALWGKVDASLDFFAIAPPSTDRLFGPAGEREDQSLLTWPLSTGLNLGWQATTYQRISGQYLFRFDGYVRNTTTAEDFVTPTSTVTNGVGLLYEYRRSGYSLTANGTWARRASWRPWGDPTALTATPAAYAKYQAVATKAFYLGPFSKIIVNGAYFGGDQLDRFSQYQFGLFDDTRIHGVPSAGVRYGELAMARGQYSFNLLDQYRMDFFVDQAWGRTRPGGVPGVSAIPWEPLTGVGVAFNVRVPGKVAFIRGEVGHSFLPDRYRGLGSTTVQVMLLKPLN is encoded by the coding sequence ATGGCTGGCCGACTGAGCGCCGTCTTCGCGGTGCTCGCCACATGCCTGGCGGCTCCGTGGGCGGGCGCGCAGCCCTCTCAGCCGAGGCCCCCACGGCTCTTCTTCGAACTGCTCCCGGCCGACGAGCCCGCCTGGCCGACCCTGCCATCACCCCCGGAGGGACTGCGCGCGGCGCGCCGCATCGTCGTACCCGCGCTGGCGCCTGATGCGGCTGGCCGCGTCGCGGCTTCGCGCGGGTGGCCGGTGTGGCTGTCGGTCGTCGTCCCGGAGCCCGGCAGCATCGACGCCGCAGCGTGGCCGCAGTGGATCCGCGACGTGGTGGCTGCGGCGCCGGCCCTTGCGGCCGTCGAACTGGTGTTGGGAGATGTGAGGGCGTCTTCCTCCCCTGGCGTACGAACAGGCGCGTTTCTGGTGAAGCTCGCGGCTGCCGAGATTCGTGCCCGCGACGCCGGCATCCCGATCGTGCTCGGGGGGCCGGCATCGACGAGCGCCGCGCGCGACGCGCTCGTCACCCCTGACGTGGCGCCCTCGCTCGATGCGTACGCGATTGACGCGGGTGGCGACGTGGAGTCGACCACGCGCTGGATTGCCGATCGCGACCCGGGCGCGAGCCTGGTCCAGGGCACTTTCGCCGTCGTCGACGCCCCGGCGGCAGCCAGCGCGCGCGCTGGCGCGGCGCGCTTCGCGGAACTCGAGGTGTCGTCGGCGGGCGCGCCCATCGCGGCGCGCGGCTACGTGCTCTCGGCACAGGCGCTTCGGGCGGTTCTCCCGGTGGCCGGCCGCCTGCGCGATCTCGACCCTTCCGACCTCGCGACAGTCAGCACCACGCCCGACACGCTGCGCATCTCGGCCAACGACGTGGACGTGACGGGCTCGCGCCGCTGGCGCCTGCTCTACAACCTGTCGACGCTCGGGACGTACCTGGTGGTCGACGGCCTCGGCCCATCGGAGGAGCGGCTCGATCTCTCCCTCGTGCTCCCGTCGGCGGGCACCGTGGTGGTGCGGGACCCGCTGACCGGTCGGGATCGCCCGGCCTTGCGCGTGACGCGCGACGACGCGCGGCAGCGGACGGAGGCCACGGTGGTGCTGCCGGGGCAGGGCCCGTGGGTGGTGGACTTCAACCGCGGGGCCGAGGCCGGTTTCATCGCGCAGGAGGAAGTGACCGGCGCCCGCCTGCCCACGGTGGAGGAGATCCTCGCGCGGCACCAGGCGCGCCAGGCGCTCGAGCGCGACGCGTCGCCCCGGTACGTGATGAACGGCCGGATCCAGCAGTACTTCCGGCCCACGGTCACCGACCCGGGCTACGACGTGATCACCGTCAACCGGTTCTTCGTCGATCGCGTCGAGGGCACCGAGTGGGAGGAGCGCGAGTTCAGCGTCAACGGCGCGAAGTTCGGCGAGCCGCGGCCGCCGTTCCCGCTGCTGCAGGCCGAGAAGGTCCTCACGCCGCCGTTGCAGATCGAGCTCGACGCGCGGTACCGCTACCGGTTGCAGGGTTCCGAGGCGATCGCGGGACGCGACACGTGGGTCGTGGTGTTCGAGCCGGAGCGCAAGGACCAGTCGCTGTATCGCGGCACCGTGTGGATCGACAAGACGACCTACGCGCGCGTCCGCCAGCAGGCCGCGCAGACGGCGCTGTCGGCGCCGGTGATCTCCAACGACGAGGTGCAGGACTTCGCACCGGTCCGCGCGTCGGACGGCCGCGAGGTGTGGCTACCGGCGCGGATGTACAACCAGCAGTTGATCCTCATCGCCGGCCGCAACCTGCTCGTCGAGCGGCGCATCACGTTCTCCGACTACGCCATCGCGCCGGGCGACTTCGCGGCGCAGCGGCAGGAAGCACGTGGCGGGGCGCGGACGATGTATCGGGACACGGACGCGGGTGTGCGCTACTTCGTCAAGGAGGGCGATCGCCGCGTGGTATCCGATGTCGCCACGACACGAGCCAAGGCCCTCGCGCTCGGCGTGACCATCGACCCCGGCTTCGGCTATCCGCTGCCGATTGGTGGCATCAACTACCTGAATTTCCGCTTCCGCGGCCGGCAGGACACGCAGGTGGCGGTACTGTTCGCGGGGGTGCTCGCCGCCGGCAACATCCAGCGGCCGAAGGCGCTGTGGGGGAAGGTCGATGCCTCGCTCGACTTCTTCGCGATTGCCCCGCCGTCGACGGATCGGTTGTTCGGACCTGCAGGCGAGCGCGAGGATCAGAGCCTGCTCACGTGGCCGCTGTCCACCGGCCTGAACCTCGGCTGGCAGGCGACCACGTACCAGCGGATCTCCGGACAGTACCTGTTCCGCTTCGACGGCTACGTGCGCAACACCACGACCGCCGAGGACTTCGTCACGCCGACCAGCACGGTGACCAACGGCGTCGGGCTGCTGTACGAGTACCGGCGCAGCGGCTATTCGCTGACCGCCAACGGCACGTGGGCGCGGCGCGCGTCGTGGCGGCCCTGGGGCGATCCCACGGCGCTCACCGCGACGCCGGCCGCGTATGCGAAGTACCAGGCGGTGGCCACCAAGGCGTTCTACCTCGGCCCGTTCAGCAAGATCATCGTCAACGGCGCGTACTTCGGCGGCGACCAGCTCGATCGGTTCAGCCAGTACCAGTTCGGGCTGTTCGACGACACCCGGATCCACGGCGTGCCGTCGGCGGGCGTGCGCTACGGCGAGCTCGCGATGGCGCGAGGGCAGTACTCCTTCAACCTGCTCGACCAGTACCGGATGGATTTCTTCGTCGACCAGGCCTGGGGCCGCACCCGGCCCGGTGGCGTGCCCGGCGTGAGCGCCATCCCGTGGGAGCCGCTGACCGGCGTCGGCGTCGCCTTCAACGTTCGCGTGCCTGGCAAGGTCGCCTTCATCCGCGGCGAGGTGGGGCACAGCTTCCTGCCCGATCGGTACCGGGGGCTCGGCTCGACGACCGTGCAGGTGATGCTGCTGAAGCCGTTGAACTGA
- a CDS encoding polysaccharide deacetylase family protein, which produces MALNAFTVDVEDWFHICGVDDRLPASQWDRLESRVVPTTRALLDDLAAAGQRGTFLVVGWVAERHPALIREIRDGGHEIGLHGHRHRRIFEMTPEAFRQDLRDNLAALAAAGAGPVVSFRAPEWSLNHRAPWGPAILAEEGLRIDASRAPVARVGSPGYPRRPYPLATPAGALLEVPPLVGRLAGHAVPLGWGWGLRKAAPADVVSAIAANNRDGDPAVLTVHPWELDPAPPHVRLPAPLAFAHYYKLSGFRERLRQVLAGAEFGPLCELPDARAWLAD; this is translated from the coding sequence ATGGCGTTGAACGCCTTCACGGTCGACGTCGAGGACTGGTTCCACATCTGCGGCGTCGACGACCGGCTGCCCGCGTCGCAGTGGGACCGCCTCGAGAGCCGCGTCGTGCCCACCACGCGCGCCCTGCTCGATGACCTCGCGGCCGCCGGCCAGCGCGGCACCTTCCTGGTGGTGGGCTGGGTGGCGGAGCGCCATCCCGCCCTCATCCGCGAGATCCGCGACGGCGGCCACGAGATCGGCCTGCACGGTCACCGGCATCGCCGGATCTTCGAGATGACGCCGGAGGCGTTCCGGCAGGACCTGCGCGACAACCTCGCCGCCCTGGCGGCCGCCGGCGCGGGCCCGGTGGTGTCGTTCCGCGCGCCGGAGTGGTCGCTCAACCACCGGGCGCCGTGGGGCCCGGCCATCCTCGCCGAGGAGGGCCTCCGCATCGACGCGAGTCGGGCCCCCGTGGCGCGCGTCGGGTCGCCCGGCTACCCGCGTCGCCCGTACCCGCTGGCGACGCCCGCGGGAGCCTTGCTCGAGGTGCCGCCGCTCGTCGGGCGTCTTGCTGGCCACGCGGTGCCCCTCGGCTGGGGCTGGGGCCTGCGCAAGGCCGCGCCGGCCGACGTCGTCTCCGCCATCGCGGCGAACAACCGTGACGGAGACCCGGCCGTCCTTACTGTGCATCCATGGGAGCTCGATCCCGCCCCCCCGCACGTCCGCCTGCCGGCGCCACTCGCGTTCGCGCATTACTACAAGCTGTCGGGCTTCCGGGAACGGCTGCGGCAGGTGCTGGCGGGGGCGGAGTTCGGGCCGCTCTGCGAGTTGCCCGACGCCAGGGCATGGCTGGCCGACTGA
- a CDS encoding phosphopantetheine-binding protein, whose product MTDLRSDIKAAIVRALKLPISPDEIDSAAPLFGAGLGLDSIDALELVLEIERSFGVVIGDEETGGKVLQSVDAIAEYIEAQRKTA is encoded by the coding sequence ATGACTGACTTGCGTTCCGACATCAAGGCCGCCATCGTGCGTGCCCTCAAGCTGCCCATCTCGCCTGACGAGATCGACAGCGCCGCCCCCTTGTTCGGCGCCGGCCTCGGGCTCGACTCGATCGATGCCCTCGAGCTGGTCCTCGAGATCGAGCGCTCGTTCGGCGTGGTGATCGGCGACGAGGAGACCGGCGGCAAGGTGCTGCAGTCGGTGGACGCCATCGCCGAGTACATCGAGGCGCAGCGCAAGACCGCCTAG
- a CDS encoding 3-oxoacyl-ACP reductase family protein — protein sequence MYESLALSGRVALVTGGSRGIGRAIVEVLARRGAAVAFSYREREEPARALVTALEAEGARVWTTQCDVADEAQVQRMVADATSALGNIDILVNNAGVTRDGYLMMMDREKWDAVLRPNLDGAFFCARAVVRGMLVRRWGRIISLTSPSAVAGLPGQANYAASKGGLIGLTRTLSRELAPKGVLVNAVMPGLIETDMTAAIPEATREAHLRNVPVGRLGTAAEVAEMVAFLSSDAAAYVTGQVIGVDGGLV from the coding sequence GTGTACGAATCGCTTGCCTTGTCTGGCCGGGTCGCCCTGGTCACTGGTGGATCGCGCGGCATCGGTCGCGCCATCGTCGAGGTGCTGGCCCGTCGCGGCGCGGCGGTGGCCTTCTCCTATCGGGAACGCGAGGAACCTGCGCGGGCGCTGGTGACGGCGCTCGAGGCGGAAGGGGCGCGTGTGTGGACGACGCAATGCGACGTCGCCGATGAGGCGCAGGTCCAGCGGATGGTCGCCGATGCCACCAGTGCGCTTGGCAACATCGACATCCTGGTGAACAACGCCGGGGTCACCCGCGACGGTTACCTGATGATGATGGACCGCGAGAAGTGGGACGCCGTCCTGCGGCCCAACCTCGACGGTGCCTTCTTCTGCGCGCGGGCGGTGGTGCGGGGCATGCTCGTGCGCAGGTGGGGCCGGATCATCAGCCTGACGTCACCGAGCGCGGTGGCGGGACTGCCCGGCCAGGCCAACTACGCGGCGTCCAAGGGCGGACTCATCGGGCTCACCCGCACGCTGTCGCGGGAACTGGCGCCCAAGGGCGTGCTGGTCAACGCCGTGATGCCCGGGCTCATCGAGACGGACATGACCGCGGCGATACCGGAGGCGACGCGCGAGGCGCACCTGCGCAACGTGCCGGTAGGGCGACTGGGGACGGCGGCCGAGGTCGCCGAGATGGTGGCGTTCCTGAGCTCGGACGCGGCAGCGTACGTCACCGGGCAGGTGATCGGCGTGGACGGCGGGCTCGTGTAA
- a CDS encoding beta-ketoacyl synthase, which translates to MQRRAAITGVAACSSLGQTDAFLDALLAGHSGIRPITSFDVSERRAKQAAELIDFTPGAFIPPMKLRRMDEVGALAVASARLALDAAGLPRSDAGYDDVGVVFGTCTCGVHSTGEFLDRLLELGPTGAPALLFSNTVGNAAASLVALEEKLRGPNTTLSYKEASGLAAVALASDLIRAGKAGALVTGGAEDIYDLYFQVHDWFGVLSVTGAYPEGARPFDATRNGFVMGEGGFVLVVEDLARAEARQAAVLGEVLGVGANAGVTAVNAWPTDSGPLVRCMRMALDEAGVRPDEVGAVYAAANGAIDFDRLEAGAIAEVFGGRPVATTSVKGAVGEGGMAAAASLVAAVMAGRRGLVAPTAGLANPDPSLAPLGWVMGAAAPLASPYVLVNSFASGGTNYSLVIKVH; encoded by the coding sequence GTGCAGCGACGGGCCGCAATCACTGGCGTTGCCGCCTGCTCCAGCCTCGGCCAGACCGACGCCTTCCTCGACGCGCTGCTCGCCGGCCACTCGGGCATCCGGCCAATCACCTCGTTCGACGTCTCGGAACGGCGCGCCAAGCAGGCAGCCGAGCTGATCGACTTCACGCCGGGCGCCTTCATCCCGCCGATGAAGCTGCGTCGCATGGACGAGGTAGGCGCCCTGGCCGTGGCCTCGGCCCGGCTCGCGCTCGACGCGGCGGGCCTGCCGCGCTCCGACGCTGGCTACGACGATGTGGGCGTGGTGTTCGGCACCTGCACCTGCGGCGTGCACTCGACCGGCGAGTTTCTCGATCGCCTCCTCGAGCTCGGTCCCACTGGCGCGCCGGCGTTGCTGTTCAGCAACACGGTCGGCAATGCCGCGGCGAGCCTCGTGGCGCTCGAGGAGAAACTGCGCGGTCCGAACACGACGCTGAGCTACAAGGAAGCATCAGGCCTGGCGGCGGTGGCGCTGGCCAGCGACCTCATCCGCGCCGGCAAGGCCGGGGCTCTGGTCACCGGCGGCGCCGAGGACATCTACGACCTCTACTTCCAGGTGCACGACTGGTTCGGCGTGCTGTCGGTCACAGGCGCTTACCCGGAAGGGGCGCGGCCGTTCGATGCCACCCGCAACGGCTTCGTGATGGGCGAAGGCGGCTTCGTGCTGGTGGTCGAGGACCTGGCGCGCGCCGAGGCGCGGCAGGCGGCGGTGCTGGGCGAGGTGCTCGGCGTCGGCGCCAACGCCGGCGTCACGGCGGTCAACGCCTGGCCCACCGATTCGGGACCGCTCGTGCGCTGCATGCGCATGGCGCTCGACGAGGCCGGCGTGCGTCCCGACGAGGTCGGCGCGGTGTACGCCGCCGCCAACGGCGCCATCGACTTCGATCGCCTGGAGGCTGGCGCCATCGCCGAGGTCTTCGGCGGGCGCCCTGTCGCGACGACATCGGTCAAGGGCGCGGTCGGGGAAGGCGGGATGGCGGCCGCGGCGTCGCTCGTCGCGGCCGTGATGGCCGGCCGGCGTGGCCTCGTCGCGCCCACGGCCGGGCTCGCCAACCCCGACCCATCGCTGGCCCCGCTCGGCTGGGTGATGGGGGCGGCCGCGCCGCTCGCCTCCCCGTACGTGCTCGTGAACAGCTTCGCCAGCGGCGGCACCAACTACAGCCTCGTCATCAAGGTGCACTAG
- a CDS encoding outer membrane lipoprotein carrier protein LolA yields MALQRPLRRVFASGVALWLATAGAGAAGSGATQAPAPPATAAADPFDEIFRRGAPVEATLKTVSASFVETSTSTLLKAPQVARGTLVGRRPNQVRLDYTGSDPRTVIVNGNTLAIDWPSRATRDSRDITSTMRRAERFFVLSSPAELRKHFEIATVDAPDRKGAWRVAFTPRRRQMREGVNRVLLWIDKASLQLQALKMEYPGGDARLMEFSDVRLNPPVDAQAFTVAPRR; encoded by the coding sequence ATGGCTCTTCAACGGCCGCTTCGACGAGTCTTCGCCTCCGGAGTCGCCCTGTGGCTGGCCACGGCGGGCGCCGGCGCTGCGGGATCGGGGGCGACGCAGGCCCCGGCACCGCCGGCGACGGCGGCCGCCGATCCGTTCGACGAGATCTTCCGCCGCGGCGCCCCGGTCGAGGCGACGTTGAAGACGGTGTCGGCCAGCTTCGTCGAGACCAGCACCTCCACCCTGCTCAAGGCGCCGCAGGTGGCGCGTGGCACGCTCGTCGGCCGACGGCCCAACCAGGTGCGCCTCGACTACACCGGCAGCGACCCGCGCACGGTCATCGTCAACGGCAACACGCTGGCAATCGACTGGCCGTCGCGGGCGACGCGCGACAGCCGCGACATCACCAGCACGATGCGACGCGCCGAGCGCTTCTTCGTCCTGTCGTCGCCGGCCGAGCTGCGCAAGCACTTCGAGATCGCGACCGTCGACGCGCCTGACCGGAAGGGCGCCTGGCGCGTCGCCTTCACCCCCAGGCGCCGGCAGATGCGCGAGGGGGTGAATCGCGTGCTGCTGTGGATCGACAAGGCCTCGCTGCAGCTCCAGGCGCTGAAGATGGAGTATCCCGGCGGCGATGCCCGGCTGATGGAATTCAGCGACGTCCGCCTCAATCCCCCGGTGGACGCCCAGGCGTTCACGGTCGCCCCGCGACGCTGA